The Candidatus Neomarinimicrobiota bacterium sequence ACATTCCTATGGTGCCTTTATGGTGGCCAACTTGTTGTCGCATTCCAATCTATTTGCGGCTGGTATTGCTCGTAGTGGAGCCTATAATCGTACGTTGACTCCTTTCGGTTTTCAGAGCGAAGAACGTAGCTATTGGGAAGCTCCTGAAGTGTATTACAGGATGTCACCCTTTATGCATGCTGATAAAATGAAGACACCGCTTCTGTTGATCCATGGTGAAGCAGACAATAATTCTGGAACCTATCCCTTACAGAGTGAACGTTACTTCAACGCCTTAAAGGGTCTGGGAGCCCCTGCTCGTTTGGTGATGCTACCCAAGGAAAGTCATGGTTATCGGGCGAAGGAAAGTATCCTTCACCTCCTCTGGGAACAGGACAGATGGCTGGATAAATATGTTATGAATAAGGGAAAGTAAGCCAGGTATTCCTTAGTTGATGGGCTTTTTATTAAATTTTGCAGATGGTTCTATTGAATCAGCGTCTTTACCTTGAAATCACCAGATCACCAGGCATCACCTCTGATTCTGATTTCTTTCTCATGGTAATTCCGGTGGCCATAGATTTTTCTGTTGTGGTTATGGATATTTCCTGAAGTATTTCTTTTTTCCAACCGATGTGGTTACCTGTAACAGGGTGAAGGATTTCCTCCCCTACACGAAATACTACAAATCGGTCATTACGTTTCACTCCACGATCCTCACCGACATCAACTATAATTTCCTCAATATTTGTAGAAACTACAAAACCGATAAGAGGTAATAAATTTGCAATTTTGCTTGAAACCTTATTTACAGCGTCTCTTGATGATTTCGCATAAGCCGAATTGTAATCAATTGCTCCGCTAACAACAACACCATCTGCAGTTTGTACTATTTTGCTTTCTGACAATCCGATGGCAGATTCTGATAGTAGTATTTTCCCCGTTGTAGCATTAACAACTCTTACATCTATCCCAACCTCAATTTTA is a genomic window containing:
- a CDS encoding CsgG/HfaB family protein, encoding MKHNYISITCIIFFVSIVLFSCASQGTPEDIALPKNGGAISFPPGWNDSIIEKIKAGQSTKNILAVLDFEGNEKLKGKVDLKMSDMLTTSLVKTGRFDIVERNKIDNIIKEQRLGLAGIIDEMSAAEVGKMIGAEYVVFGSITSATRSDIDKFGYILVKIEVGIDVRVVNATTGKILLSESAIGLSESKIVQTADGVVVSGAIDYNSAYAKSSRDAVNKVSSKIANLLPLIGFVVSTNIEEIIVDVGEDRGVKRNDRFVVFRVGEEILHPVTGNHIGWKKEILQEISITTTEKSMATGITMRKKSESEVMPGDLVISR